In the genome of Mucisphaera calidilacus, one region contains:
- a CDS encoding amidohydrolase family protein, with amino-acid sequence MATDLDLHVDGLCVVDTHEHLNPPGLYPDQEHDPLRLLFDNYFAHDLVSAGATPGQVHDELFNPGFGGVAERFAVVAPFWERAQHTGYGRAVKIMARDLFGIERVGVETMGALEAAARALTSDPDWRLRLLRDRANLDHVQCDRFDNADEPAEPDKGFFRSDISWVWNSRGEVDFGRLMARTGVEVTGAASAREAIAEQFRREAPGAVALKSQHAYARTLLWANRTDAEVEALIERRLRGEDLVGDDRLVLGDWMFARGIEGATDHGLPVKIHTGYLAGNGGLWPTQISPSNLGPLLVGFPEARFVLMHVGYPEPGQVVQLAKHYRNTWIDMCWAWSIDPVTSRGFVASALAAVPANKILAFGGDSLWATASYAYSVQARRELAGVLGTLVADGTFDEGEAIGIATRLLRENALDLFPTPGL; translated from the coding sequence ATGGCGACTGATCTTGATCTGCACGTTGACGGATTGTGTGTTGTTGACACGCATGAGCATCTGAATCCGCCGGGGTTGTATCCGGATCAGGAGCATGATCCGCTGCGGTTGTTGTTTGACAACTATTTCGCGCACGATCTGGTGTCGGCGGGTGCTACGCCGGGGCAGGTTCATGACGAGCTGTTCAATCCGGGATTCGGCGGTGTTGCGGAGCGTTTCGCGGTGGTTGCGCCGTTCTGGGAGCGTGCGCAGCACACGGGGTATGGGCGTGCGGTGAAGATCATGGCGCGGGATCTGTTCGGCATCGAGCGTGTCGGCGTCGAGACGATGGGGGCATTGGAGGCGGCGGCGCGGGCGTTGACGTCGGATCCTGACTGGCGGCTGAGGCTGCTGCGCGACCGTGCGAACCTGGACCATGTGCAGTGCGATCGTTTTGACAACGCGGACGAGCCGGCGGAGCCGGACAAGGGGTTTTTTCGTTCGGATATCTCGTGGGTGTGGAACAGCCGGGGCGAGGTGGACTTTGGTCGGCTGATGGCGCGGACGGGTGTTGAGGTGACGGGTGCGGCGTCGGCGCGGGAGGCGATCGCGGAGCAGTTTCGTCGTGAGGCGCCGGGCGCGGTGGCGTTGAAGTCGCAGCACGCTTATGCGCGGACGCTTCTGTGGGCGAACCGGACGGACGCTGAGGTTGAGGCGCTGATCGAGCGTCGGCTGCGGGGCGAGGATCTGGTGGGTGATGATCGTCTGGTGCTGGGTGACTGGATGTTTGCGCGTGGGATCGAGGGTGCTACGGATCACGGGTTGCCGGTGAAGATTCACACGGGTTACCTGGCGGGGAATGGCGGGTTGTGGCCGACGCAGATTTCGCCGAGCAACCTTGGGCCTTTGCTGGTGGGATTTCCGGAGGCGCGATTCGTGCTGATGCACGTTGGGTATCCGGAGCCGGGGCAGGTGGTGCAGTTGGCGAAGCATTACCGCAACACGTGGATCGACATGTGCTGGGCGTGGAGTATCGATCCGGTGACGTCGCGTGGCTTTGTGGCGTCGGCACTGGCGGCGGTCCCGGCGAACAAGATCCTGGCGTTTGGGGGGGATTCGCTGTGGGCGACGGCGTCGTACGCCTACTCGGTGCAGGCGCGTCGGGAGTTGGCTGGCGTGCTGGGGACTCTGGTTGCGGACGGGACGTTTGATGAGGGCGAGGCGATCGGGATAGCGACGCGGTTGCTGCGTGAGAATGCGTTGGACCTGTTTCCGACGCCTGGGTTGTGA
- a CDS encoding PEP-CTERM sorting domain-containing protein: protein MLRNALLACCLAATPALAVPMATTSHDTSAFAFDAQLATDDLIAGKIGTELSDIEGLDGTTWSDNGWHPVNLASTFGSEWSSGLPAFTDGTNGVGSDPFYGLLNDYPGGEEATTGVPTKLVQFDLDEPSIINQINILTGNNNNADGRVFSTTMIFYSTDDGASFEQLGYFESDPLGTLNNATGDNGWKSTFVEITDSEQGPLASGVTNLRFDFYAVDNTQGQYRDPFEGENPYTGIDDELNRAVVAPLVWEIDVIGEPGVGIPNDLNGDGVVDAADIDTIAAGFGTTDPKLDIDGSGLVDVDDLNEFVTVNLGTFLGDANLDESVNLLDLSSLASNFDAAGGWADGDFNGDAGVNLLDLSILAANFENSNSVPEPAAVALLALGLAGMTRRA from the coding sequence ATGCTTCGCAACGCTCTGCTCGCCTGCTGCCTCGCCGCGACACCCGCGCTCGCCGTCCCCATGGCCACCACAAGCCACGACACCAGCGCCTTCGCCTTCGACGCCCAACTCGCCACCGACGACCTCATCGCCGGCAAAATCGGCACCGAGCTCTCCGACATCGAAGGACTCGACGGCACCACCTGGAGCGACAACGGCTGGCACCCCGTCAACCTCGCCTCAACCTTCGGATCCGAATGGTCCTCCGGACTCCCGGCATTCACCGACGGCACCAACGGCGTCGGCAGTGACCCCTTCTACGGCCTCCTCAACGACTACCCCGGCGGCGAAGAAGCCACCACCGGCGTCCCCACCAAACTCGTCCAGTTCGACCTCGACGAGCCCTCCATCATCAACCAGATCAACATCCTCACCGGCAACAACAACAACGCCGACGGCCGAGTCTTCTCGACCACCATGATCTTCTACTCCACCGACGACGGGGCCTCCTTCGAACAACTCGGATACTTCGAGTCCGACCCCCTCGGAACACTCAACAACGCGACAGGCGACAACGGCTGGAAGTCCACCTTCGTCGAGATCACCGACAGCGAGCAGGGCCCCCTCGCCAGCGGTGTCACCAACCTCCGCTTCGACTTCTACGCCGTCGACAACACGCAGGGACAGTACCGCGACCCCTTCGAGGGCGAAAACCCCTACACCGGCATCGATGACGAACTCAACCGCGCCGTCGTCGCTCCCCTCGTCTGGGAAATCGACGTCATCGGCGAGCCCGGCGTCGGCATCCCCAACGACCTCAACGGCGACGGCGTCGTCGACGCAGCCGACATCGACACCATCGCCGCCGGATTCGGCACCACCGATCCCAAACTCGATATCGACGGCTCCGGCCTCGTCGACGTCGACGACCTCAACGAATTTGTCACCGTTAACCTCGGAACCTTCCTCGGCGACGCCAACCTCGACGAATCCGTCAACCTCCTCGACCTCTCCTCCCTCGCGTCCAACTTCGACGCAGCCGGTGGATGGGCCGACGGCGACTTCAACGGCGACGCGGGCGTCAACCTCCTCGACCTCTCCATCCTCGCAGCCAACTTCGAGAACTCCAACAGCGTCCCCGAGCCCGCAGCTGTCGCGCTCCTCGCACTCGGCCTCGCCGGCATGACACGACGAGCCTGA
- a CDS encoding uroporphyrinogen decarboxylase family protein has product MRPDINHEPDFNRFLDTLLLRKAWTRPPQFDFHIDITHRSEILGRPCVSPADEVEVFRLCGYDYVQAKLYPPMTELYEHQDRQRLAAGADTHSGAGVMPDYDTYKARRWSWHDMAEGKLDAISDTLDFIEQMAEATPPNTKLLVHIADIFTFSWEMIGFDAFCFASIEQPEWIEDVMGSLAAAIENAFQAILERVGDRAGAVLYSDDIAYTEGLMLSPDFFRENLFPHIARLINRAKARNLPLIYHSDGKLYDVFDDLAAIGVKGIQPLEPKSMDPLEIQKGWPGRFCLLGNIDLDLMARGTPDQVEAAVRNRIDTLNTHGGYIPGISNTVPDYVRIENYCRMIETIKSYPDEPIPENTLVKASSA; this is encoded by the coding sequence ATGCGACCCGACATCAACCACGAACCCGACTTCAACCGCTTCCTCGACACCCTCCTGCTCCGCAAGGCATGGACGCGACCCCCGCAGTTCGACTTCCACATCGACATCACGCACCGCTCCGAGATCCTCGGCAGGCCCTGCGTCTCGCCCGCCGACGAGGTCGAGGTCTTCCGCCTCTGCGGCTACGACTACGTCCAGGCCAAACTCTACCCACCCATGACCGAGCTCTACGAGCATCAGGACCGGCAGCGACTCGCCGCCGGCGCCGACACCCACTCCGGCGCAGGCGTCATGCCCGACTACGACACCTACAAAGCCAGACGATGGAGCTGGCACGACATGGCCGAAGGCAAACTCGACGCCATCAGCGACACCCTCGACTTCATCGAACAGATGGCCGAGGCAACGCCCCCCAACACGAAACTCCTCGTCCACATTGCCGACATCTTCACCTTCTCCTGGGAGATGATCGGCTTCGACGCCTTCTGCTTCGCCAGCATCGAACAGCCCGAGTGGATCGAGGACGTCATGGGCTCGCTTGCCGCCGCCATCGAAAACGCCTTCCAGGCTATCCTCGAACGCGTCGGCGACCGCGCCGGAGCCGTGCTCTACTCCGACGACATTGCCTACACCGAAGGCCTCATGCTCTCACCCGACTTCTTCCGCGAGAACCTCTTCCCCCACATCGCCCGACTCATCAACCGCGCCAAAGCTCGCAACCTCCCCCTCATCTACCACTCCGACGGCAAGCTCTACGACGTCTTCGACGACCTAGCCGCCATCGGCGTCAAGGGCATCCAGCCCCTCGAACCCAAGTCCATGGACCCCCTCGAAATCCAGAAAGGCTGGCCCGGACGGTTCTGTCTCCTCGGCAACATCGACCTCGACCTCATGGCTCGCGGCACACCCGATCAGGTCGAAGCCGCCGTCCGCAACCGAATCGACACGCTCAACACCCACGGCGGCTACATCCCCGGCATCTCCAACACCGTCCCCGACTACGTCCGCATCGAGAACTACTGCCGCATGATCGAGACCATCAAGTCCTACCCCGACGAGCCGATCCCCGAAAACACCCTCGTCAAAGCATCCTCAGCGTAG
- a CDS encoding CobW family GTP-binding protein, with protein sequence MTDQGTIPLTLVTGFLGSGKTTFLRAIARKHAERRLAYVVNEFSQHDIDGRLLADAPNAVTVPGGSIFCTCLVTRFREVMNTLAHTHNSSPLEGVIVEASGIADPSVAQRMLHETQLDRHFNLAHTICLVAPDKLNTLLKTLPNTRAQIAASHTAIITMIDQHPADQIDQTHALLHEINPSLDIRRASFGNTDINPFQKPDTTHTSVEGEYATCADTNYERWIIHVNPARSRDELNAFLNTLRNHIYRAKGFVLLDNQHLFVDIAADRVRWKPANTENPDSQLVIIGPASQRDAVQTLLLQNKHLLSANAA encoded by the coding sequence ATGACAGACCAAGGCACCATCCCGCTCACGCTCGTCACCGGGTTTCTCGGCAGCGGCAAGACCACCTTCCTGCGCGCTATCGCGCGCAAACACGCCGAACGACGCCTCGCCTACGTCGTCAACGAGTTCTCTCAGCACGACATCGACGGCCGACTCCTCGCCGACGCCCCCAACGCCGTCACCGTCCCCGGCGGATCCATCTTCTGCACCTGCCTCGTCACTCGGTTCCGCGAGGTCATGAACACCCTCGCGCACACGCACAACTCAAGCCCCCTCGAAGGCGTCATCGTCGAAGCAAGCGGTATCGCCGACCCCTCCGTCGCGCAACGCATGCTCCACGAAACCCAGCTCGACCGGCACTTCAACCTCGCCCACACCATCTGCCTCGTCGCACCCGACAAACTCAACACACTCCTCAAGACACTCCCCAACACACGCGCACAGATCGCCGCCTCCCACACCGCCATCATCACCATGATCGATCAGCACCCCGCCGATCAGATCGACCAGACCCACGCCCTGCTGCACGAGATCAACCCCAGCCTCGATATCCGCCGCGCCAGCTTCGGCAATACCGACATCAACCCGTTCCAAAAGCCCGACACAACACACACCTCCGTCGAAGGCGAGTACGCCACCTGCGCCGACACCAACTACGAACGCTGGATCATCCACGTCAACCCCGCACGCTCGCGGGATGAACTCAACGCCTTCCTCAACACCCTCCGCAACCACATCTACCGCGCCAAGGGCTTTGTCTTACTCGACAACCAGCACCTCTTCGTCGACATCGCCGCCGACCGCGTCCGATGGAAGCCCGCCAACACCGAAAACCCCGATTCCCAACTCGTGATCATCGGACCCGCCAGCCAGCGAGACGCCGTACAGACCCTACTCCTCCAGAACAAGCACCTGCTCAGCGCCAACGCAGCCTGA
- a CDS encoding uroporphyrinogen decarboxylase family protein, whose translation MTGKQIILDAIAGKNTPRPAWLPFVGVHGGKLIDQTATDYLKSADNIVKGLTKAVELYRPDGLPIAFDLQLEAEVLGCQLNWADKTPPSVTSHPMSAMEGPGASLEDLPAFSTDAGRFPIVWEATRRMRHTFGDQLALYGLLTGPFTLTSHLMGTDLFLQMFDDEELVLKTMAHCTDIAKQVASRYLENGADIIAVVDPMTSQISPEHFEQFVAPSLNDLFSHIREKGGLSSLFVCGDATRNLEVMAATACDNVSIDEQIDLNTIRELTVPNNKSFGGNLKLTVVLLMGDTDDAKRDAIHCIDTAGDSGFILAPGCDLPYDVKPENLQAVAELVHDPYQRDVARTLADKDADDFADIQLPDYNDPAQVTVDVITLDSASCAPCQYMFAAATDARSRFPEDTPVVIREHKITTRQGVGMMSRLNVGALPSICIDGELAFASVIPDTKTLADRIARRLDEKQTANA comes from the coding sequence ATGACCGGTAAACAGATCATCCTCGACGCCATCGCAGGCAAAAACACACCACGACCGGCATGGCTGCCCTTCGTAGGCGTCCACGGCGGAAAGCTCATCGACCAGACCGCTACCGACTACCTCAAGTCCGCCGACAATATCGTCAAGGGCCTCACCAAAGCCGTCGAGCTCTACCGCCCCGACGGCCTGCCCATCGCCTTCGACCTCCAACTCGAGGCCGAAGTCCTCGGCTGCCAGCTCAACTGGGCCGACAAGACCCCGCCCTCCGTCACCTCACACCCCATGAGCGCTATGGAAGGCCCGGGCGCCAGCCTCGAAGACCTCCCCGCCTTCTCGACCGACGCCGGACGATTCCCCATCGTCTGGGAGGCCACACGACGCATGCGCCACACGTTCGGCGACCAGCTCGCCCTCTACGGCCTCCTCACAGGACCCTTCACCCTCACCTCACACCTCATGGGGACCGACCTCTTCCTCCAGATGTTCGACGACGAAGAACTCGTCCTCAAGACCATGGCACACTGCACCGACATCGCCAAACAGGTCGCCTCCCGCTACCTCGAAAACGGCGCCGACATCATCGCCGTTGTCGACCCCATGACCTCCCAGATCAGCCCCGAACACTTCGAGCAATTCGTCGCACCCTCACTCAACGACCTCTTCAGCCACATCCGCGAGAAGGGCGGTCTCTCATCACTCTTCGTCTGTGGCGACGCCACACGCAACCTTGAAGTCATGGCAGCCACCGCCTGCGACAACGTCTCCATCGACGAACAGATCGACCTCAACACCATCCGCGAACTCACCGTCCCCAACAACAAGAGCTTCGGCGGAAACCTCAAACTCACCGTCGTCCTCCTCATGGGCGACACCGACGACGCAAAACGCGACGCCATCCACTGCATCGACACCGCCGGCGACTCAGGCTTCATCCTCGCTCCCGGCTGCGACCTACCCTACGACGTCAAGCCCGAGAACCTCCAGGCCGTCGCCGAACTCGTCCACGACCCCTACCAACGCGACGTCGCACGAACCCTCGCCGACAAGGACGCCGACGACTTCGCCGACATCCAACTCCCCGACTACAACGACCCCGCACAGGTCACCGTCGACGTCATCACCCTCGACTCCGCCTCCTGCGCTCCCTGCCAGTACATGTTCGCCGCCGCCACGGACGCACGCTCACGCTTCCCCGAAGACACCCCTGTCGTCATCCGCGAGCACAAGATCACCACACGCCAGGGCGTCGGCATGATGAGCCGACTCAACGTCGGCGCACTCCCCTCCATCTGCATCGATGGCGAACTCGCCTTCGCCTCCGTCATCCCCGACACCAAGACACTCGCCGACCGGATCGCACGACGTCTCGACGAGAAACAGACCGCCAACGCCTGA